CGACGGTGTATGCGCTGGCCGTGACGCGAGACACGTCATCGACGTTCGCCGTCCCCGTCCTCGTGTGGCGGATGCTGGAGGGGCTGGGCGGGTCGTGGATGGTCTCCACCGCGTTCCCGCTGACGCTCGGGCTCCTGGCGGCGGCGCTCCTCGTCGCGGCGTTCCAGTGGCGCGGGGCGCTCGCCGGGTTCATCGCGGGGCTCGGGACGATGGTGGCCGGCGGGGCCGTGGTCGCCACGGGGATGGTGTTCCTGTCGCGCGGCATGGGCTCGCGGGCGCCGGCGTACCTGGACCTCTTCGCGGTGTCCGGAGCCATGCTGGCGCTGGCCGCCGCGGGGAGCGCGCTGGTGCTCCATGCGGGCCGCCGCGCGATGGCGCGCCGCCGCGGCGACGTCGCGGGGGGCATGGGCTGGGGCCGCGACCTGTGGCTGGTGGCGAGCGCGGTGCTGCTCGCGGCCGTCGCCGTCGGAGGCCGGGCCTCGGAGGACGTCCTGCCCGTGGCGCTCGGGGCCATCGGGCTGGCGGTGGGCGTGGCCCTGCATGCCGCGTGGCGCGAGCACACCGGCCGCCACGTCTACTTCGTGCAGGTCGCGGCGGTGGGCGTCTACGCGCTGGTGCGCGGGCTGTACGCGCAGGGCCTGCGCCCCGAGCATGACGCCCTGTTCGCGCTGTCGCTGGGCTTCGTCCTCGTGGGCGTGACGGTGCTGGCGCGCAGGGCGGGCGTGCGCCCCGTGGAGCAGGCGACCCGGCGGTTCGCGGCGCTGCTGCCCATCGCGGTGGCGCTGGTCCTCCCGGGCGACGCGACGGGCGAGGCCGCCCTGTTCGCGGGAGGCTCCGGCCTGCTGTACGCGGCGCTGGGCGCGGTGGAGCGCAGCCGGATGTTCGGCGCGTTCGCCGCGGCCGCGTGCAACCTGGCGCTGCTGCTCGCCGCGCTCGCGTACGGCCTGGAGGGGCTGGAGGTGTACCTGGCGCCGCTGGGGCTGCTGCTCCTGATGATGGGACAGCTCTTCACGTCCAGCCTCCCGCACGCGGCGCGCAACGCGGTGCGCATCCTGGGCGGGCTGCTGCTGTACGTGCCCGCGGCGGCGAAGCTGGCGGCCCGCATGGGCGAGTCCGCGGACGGCACGTATGCGATTGTCTTCGGCGCCGTCTGTCTTCTGGGCGTGGCGGTGGGAATGGCCCTGCGGATCCGCGCCTACCTGGCGCTGGGGACGCTGTTCCTGCTCCTGGACGTGGTGGCCAACCTGCTGGACGCGGGGCTGCGGGACCACCGCATCGGGTTCCTGGTGATGACCCTGGCGGGCCTGAGCATCGTCACCGGCCGCGTGATGGCGACCCTCAAGCGGCAGGAGTGGGAGCTGCTGCTGCGGCGGGTGCGCGTCCAACTGCGTGGGTGGGACTGAGGGACGGGCGGATTCCGTGCATCGATTTGCGCCTCGGGGGCTCCTGGGAAACGTGAACGCGTCCTTCAAAGCCCTGCCGGCGTGCCTGTTCCTGCTCCTGTCCGCGCGTGTCCAGGCCGCACCGCCCGTCGCGCCGAAGCCCGGGCCCACCCGGTCCGTGACCGGCCCGACCGACGCCGAACGCTACGAGCGCCGCTGCCAGTCCCAGACGACCCAGCGCATCGCCCGGCCCCAGGGCACGATGCTGTGGGGCACCAAGCGCAGTTGGGACGCGGAGAAGCCGACGGACGAGCGCACCAGCGTGCTCGTCTCCGTGGCGCTGGACGCCCCCCGGCAGGCGGAGCCCGGGGTGAAGGCCCTGCGCTTCGAGGGTGGCCGCCTGTGGGCGGTCCCCGCACCCGAGACCGGAGCGACGGCCAGCGACGTGGTGGGCACGGTGCTCCAGGGCACCGCCAGCGACGGCAAGCCGGTGGAGGTGGCCATCTGCGGCGCGGAGCCCGCGGCGGATGATCCGGGCCGGGTCTTCTACCGCATCGAGGCCTGGAACGCGGTGGCGCGCGAGTGGGAGAACCCCTGCGTCGCGCTGGACCGCTCGCCCGCGCCCCGGGCGCTCGCGGTGGGCGGCGTGTGGGACGCGACGGGAGCCCACACCGACGCCCCGGACCGCGTCACCTTCGCGTGTGAGAACGGCGCCATCTCCAAGTGCATCCTCTGGGGCTACGCGCCCTGGGCCTCGCGCGACGGACAGTCGCTGGCCGGCCTCCACCAGGCGTGCACCCGGCTGGCCCGCGCGGACTACTGCGGCAACGGCCGCAGCCACACGCGCCAGGACACCACCATCGACATCTATGACCGGATGGGCGTGCTGGAGCGCGCGACCGAGGTGACGCGCGAGTGGGACCCGGCGAAGGGGTCCTTCGAGGCGGCCTGGGCCCCCGACGGCGCCACCTGCCTCTCCCGCACGCGGGATGGCCGGGCGCTGGACCTCATCCTCCAGGAGTGCCCCGGCCGGTTCCAGGCGGACGCGGGCGACGCGCGCGGCGAGGGCGAGGTCTGCACCGTGAGCCGCGGCGACGTGAAGCCCGGGGCCGCGCTCCTGCGCAACCTGTCCTACGGGCCCCCGAAGGCCGACCCCGCGTCGGTGCGGTAGTTCAGCCCTCGGACGGCGGCTCGCGCTTCTCGTCGAGGAGCTGGCTGAGGGTCAGGTCCAGCTGGCTGTCGACGAAGGCGATGAAGCTCTGGAAGTCCTCCGTGGAGAGGCCGAGCTGTTCCTGGAGGCGGCGCCGGGTCTCCGCGTAGACCTGCTGCTGCACCCGCTTCAACCAGCGGGAGATGGTGGACTGGTTGACGCGGAAGAGCGGCGCCATCTCATACGTGGAGAGCCGGTCGGCGAAGTGGAGGCGGAGCAGATGGCGGTCCTCGGCCGACAACGTGGCGGCGGCTTCGCGCACGGCCTGCCGGAAGGCCGCGTGGTGGCGGCGCTTCATCACGTCCAGCTCCGGATCCAGCCCCTGCGCGGGCAGCGCCTTGAACAGCTCCTCCGCGTCGTCCTCCGTCGAGGGCTTCTCCTGGCCGCGCAGCTTGTTCGCGATGCGCCCGGCGATGACGACCACCCAGCTCAACAGGCCGCCGCGCCCCGTGTAGTCCGCGATGGCGGGCGCGTGTCCGGCGTTGGCCACCAGCAGCTTCACGCCCACCCGCTGGCGGACCTCGTCGATCATCGCGTCGGGCTGGCGCAGGCCGCGCAGCCGCTCCGGCAGCCGGGCCAGGTAGTGGCGCTCCAGGGCCTCGTGCGCGGCGGAGTGGCCCTGGAGGCAGGCGCACGCGAGGTACAGCTCCGCCAGCGACAGGCTGGAGACGAGCGGCGCGATGGGAGAGGTGGGGGCCGCCGGGGGGAGCCGCTCCGCGACGTGGGCCACGAAGCTGGCGGCGGGCAGCGCGACCCCGGGCCAGCGGGCCTGCGCGTCCTCCCAGGCGCGCGACAACAGGGCGTCGAGCGCCGCGAGGTCCTCCGGCGAAGGGGGCACGAAACGCGTCTTCGTGTGCGAGAGGAAGGTCGCGGCCAGTGCGGGCACCTGGGACATGCGCAAGGCCATACCATGACCTGCCCCGGCCCGCCCTCCACGCGCGACGCCCGCCCAGTGCGGAACGCCGTGTCCGCGTGTGTCATTGAACGCCGCGCGCCCCATGGCCAACCTGCTTCAGGGAAGCCCGGCAAGGCTCAGGCCAGCGGAATGGAAGGTCGATTTTCCCGCCCATCGCCCGGCCCACCACCTTGCGGCGCCGGGTTGAAAGTTCTTTCCCAGGCGGTTCGGTCCCCCGGGTGGCGATGGGCCGAGTCGGTGGTCCGCACGAAGCGACGCCGTGCGCGGCCACGCAAGCACACCTGGCGCATCAGGCGAGCCACTCGCATCCGGGCCACCCGCTGGCCTCTGGCTTTGAGTTCCGCATGCACCCGAGGCGCACCGCTCCAGCGTCGTCAGCGCTCCGGGCTTGCCTCGACCCACAGCTTCTGCGCCCCGGCCTTGTACTCCGCCGTGAGCTCCCGGCGCGGCCGGCGGGGCGTCCACTGCTTCTCGTCAGTCGCGGACATCCCGTGCTCCTTCCATCACATCGCGGATGTCCACGGAAGCGGGCTACTCCCAGCCCACCTCGTGGCCGAGGAGGTGCACTCGCCACTCAGGTGCCACGCGGCCCAAGCCGCTCACGCTCCGCCTCGAAGATGGCCACCACCGCGTCGATGAGGGCGCGCACGCGCGGTACCTCCCTCAGGTCGCGGTGCACGACCAGCCACACTTCGCGCTCGGGAAGCGGGGCGGGAGGCGGCAGACGGACGAGGCCCCGCTCCTGCTCAGCGAACCAGCACGGCAGCAGCGCCTTGCCGAAGCCCGCGCGCACCGCGGCCAACTGCACCATGAAGCCGTTGGCGCGCAGCGCCATGCGCGCTCCGGCGGCGTGCCGGGCCAACCACTGCGATTCTGGGAGGTACGCGAAAGAGTCGTCGTAGCCCACCCACGCGGACGTGTCACCGCGCGGCGCCGCGTAAACGCCGTAGCCAAGGGCTGAGAGGCGGCGGGCGAAGAGCTCTCCGGACCGAGGCCGGGCGAGGCGGATGGCGACGTCAGCCTCGCGCCTGGCAAGGCTGAGGGAGCGCGAGTCCTCAATCACCTCCAGGTCGATGCCCGGGTGCTGGCGGCGAAAGTCCGCGACGCGCGGGATGAGGAGGCGCTCAGCCATACCCTCCACGGCCGTCAACCGCACGGTGCCCGTCAAGCTGCCACCCTGGCCTGCCCGGCGCTGGATGGCCAGGGCGCGCTCCTCCATGTCCGCAGCCGACTCCAGGACGGCCGCGCCCTTGACCGTCAGCGTGTAGCCGTCCGCCCGGCGGTTGAAGAGCGTACAGCCCAGCGCTTCCTCCAACGCGGCCACACGGCGGCCGACCGTGGCGTGACTCACCTGGAGGCTGCGCGCGGCGGACGAAAGGCTGCCGGCCCGCGCGAGCGCTACAAAGAAGCGCACGTCCTCCCAGTCGAGGGCCCCTGAACTTTTTCGCACAGCCATTGAACAACGATAGCCGGACGCGAAGCGAGCGTGAGGGGGCATCCACGCGATGTGCATGGATGCTCCGACGTGGCGGCCCTCTGAGCACGCCCCCTTCCCCCTCGTCCTGCGGGTGCAGACATGCCCAACACGTTTCAGGTGACGTACTTCGACACGGCGGTGGTCGGGGCGCGAAGCAGGAGCGCGTCGGGGGAGCCCGGAGTGAACGAGGGCGGTTGGGAGCTCCCTCCCGGCCACCCTTCTCCTTGTTGGCTGCGCACGCCTTCAGCCGGAGGTCACGGCCCGCGCGAGCGCCTGGCGCACGGCAGCCCGCACGGGGACCGGCACCTCGTCGCCCGGGATGCGCCGGCACAGGGACACCGAGCGCTTGAGGGCATCGCACGCCCCGGCGCAGCGCGGACAGCGCGTGAGGTGCTCCTCGATGCGCACGCAGGTCGCCTGGTCGAGCTCGCTCGCGGCGAAGGCCGTCAGCTCCTCGGCGAGTTCCGGGCACCCGGCGGGTGCGGCGGCTTCGCCGCCCTCGCCCATCAACGTGACGAGGTGCTCACGCAGCTGCATGCGCGCGCGGTGCAGCCGGCTCTTGAGGGCGCGCACCTCGATGCCCACCACCTGCGCCGCCTCCTCCGCCGACAGGCCCTCCACGTCGCGCAGGATGAGCGTCTCGCGGTAGGTGTCGGGCAGCGCGAGGATGGCGGCCTGCAGCACCTCGCCCATCTGCCGCGCGTGGGCGCCCTCGTCGGGGGCCGCGACCTCGGCATGGACAGCGGCCGCCGCGGGCGCGTCCAGGGCCTCGAGCGTGTCCGGCTCACCCGCACGCTTGCGGCGCGTGCGCAGGCAGTGCGTGCGCGCCACCTGGTACAGCCAGGTGGACAGCTCCGCCTCGCCGCGGAAGGCGTGCATGCCCTTGAAGGCAGCCAGCAGCGTCTCCTGCAACACTTCCTTCGCGTCCTCCTCCGAGCCGCACATGCGCAACCCGAAGCGGTACACCTGCTTCTCATGGCGGCCCAGGAGCGCCTCGAGCGCCCGTCCATCTCCGCCTTGCGCCAGGGTCAGCAGCTCCGCGTCGGTCTTGTCATTCGCCATCCCATGCTCATAACGCCGCTCCGAGCCCGCGCAGCCCCCGTTCACCTGGGGGTGAATCCTCGACGGCGTCCCGTGGCTCACACCTCGCACCGCAGCCCCACCTGTCTCCAAGGAGCCCCGCCATGTCCCGCCCCTCCATCCGCTTCCTGGCCGCCGCCGGCCTCGGGTTTGCCCTGCCCCTCGCTGTCGTGGGCGCATGTGCGACGCCGCGCGAGGAGGTGGCGCCGGCCACGCGGCCGGCCACCGCCGTGACGGCCACACGCGCACAGGAGCTCGTGGCCCATGGGGCCCTGCTGCTCGACGTGCGAACGCAGGAGGAGTACGGCGAAGGCCACCTCGTGGGCGCGCAGCACCTGTCGCTGCAGTCGCTCCAGGCCGGCGAGCGCCCCGCCATTCCCGCGGACCAGCCCGTCATCGTGTACTGCCGCACCGGGCGGCGCAGCGCCCAGGCGGCGCAGGTGCTGCGTGAGGCGGGCTTCCAGCACGTCCACGACCTGGGCGCCATGGAGAACGGCGTCGGGGCATTCGGTGCGAGCCCTGCCGTGGGGCAATAGGTGTAGAGCCTTCCCCGATACACCTGAATCCTCCCGGGACGGCCCTGGCTCCCACGTGTCGAGGCCGGGGCGACGAGCGCCCCGCCCCGCAGCCCCGCGCGGGCGTGGAGGAAGAAGACAGGGCGACGGTGAACGTCACGGCAGCGAACCTCAAGCAAACAGTGGGAAGCCCCGGCATCGTGGTGCTGGACTTCCGGGCCGCGGGGTGCGCGCCGTGTCGTGCCTTCGCCCCCGTCTTCGAAGCCGCGGCGGCCGTCCACCCGGACGTCACCTGGGGGAAGGTGGACACGCAGGCGGAGTCGGCACTGGCAGGCGCGCTCGGCATCCGCTCCATCCCCACGGTGGCGGTGTTCCGCGACGGCATCCCCGTCTTCGCGCAGCCAGGCGTACGGCCCGCCTCTGCCCTTGAAGAGGTGCTCGCCCAGGTGCGTGCGCTCGACATGGACGCGGTGCGCCAGGAGGCGTCACGGCACGCCCCTGCAATGCGCGGCCAGGAGGGTGCGTGATGTCCCGCGAGACGACGGACGCGGGGAACTGCCAGGGCAGCGGCAACGAACTCCTTGCGAGCGGGCTGGGCGTGGGGGCCGTGGGAGCACTGGGCGCGCTCGTCACGGGCGCGGTCTGCCCGCTGTGCATCGTGGCCACGCCCGCGCTGCTCGCCGTGGGACTCGTGCAGAAGTGGCGCGCACGGCGCACCGCGAGCGAGGTTTCCCCGCCCGCGGCGCCATCGGCGTAGGAAGGTCGCGTTGCGGCCTTCCCCCCGCCCAGAGGTCAGGCCTGGGGTGAGGACGTCTGAGTGGGCGAGATGACCCCGCAGGCGAGGTTCGCCGGCACCGCCTCGTTCAGCTTCTTGGGGGGCGGCAGGTTGAGGTTGCCCATCAGTTGCACGAAGGCCTCGCGCTCGCGGTGGGCGGCGCGCGTGTTGTAGCGCTTCTCCTCCGCGATGCTGCTCTGGGTGTGGCCGTTGTAGTCGTGGGCCGGGTACACCTCGGTGTCGTCCGGGAGTTTGAAGAGCACACCGGTGATGGAGTCGAAGAGGTGCCCGGCGTCCCCATTCTGGAAGTCCGTGCGGCCGGCGGAGCGCACCAGCAGGGCGTCCCCGGTGAAGACGCGCTTGCCTATCCGGTAGCTGACGCTGTCGTCGGTGTGGCCGGGCGTCTCGAGCACCTCCACCCGCAGGGCGCCCAGTGCCAGCACGTCACCGTGGTGCACCTTGACGTCCACGCAGGGTGCCCCCCGGTGGCTGGCCACCACGCGCGCGCCGGTGCGCTGGCGCAGCAGCCCCGCGGCCGTCACGTGGTCCGC
This window of the Corallococcus macrosporus genome carries:
- a CDS encoding RNA polymerase sigma factor; this translates as MANDKTDAELLTLAQGGDGRALEALLGRHEKQVYRFGLRMCGSEEDAKEVLQETLLAAFKGMHAFRGEAELSTWLYQVARTHCLRTRRKRAGEPDTLEALDAPAAAAVHAEVAAPDEGAHARQMGEVLQAAILALPDTYRETLILRDVEGLSAEEAAQVVGIEVRALKSRLHRARMQLREHLVTLMGEGGEAAAPAGCPELAEELTAFAASELDQATCVRIEEHLTRCPRCAGACDALKRSVSLCRRIPGDEVPVPVRAAVRQALARAVTSG
- a CDS encoding rhodanese-like domain-containing protein — encoded protein: MSRPSIRFLAAAGLGFALPLAVVGACATPREEVAPATRPATAVTATRAQELVAHGALLLDVRTQEEYGEGHLVGAQHLSLQSLQAGERPAIPADQPVIVYCRTGRRSAQAAQVLREAGFQHVHDLGAMENGVGAFGASPAVGQ
- a CDS encoding ADYC domain-containing protein yields the protein MNASFKALPACLFLLLSARVQAAPPVAPKPGPTRSVTGPTDAERYERRCQSQTTQRIARPQGTMLWGTKRSWDAEKPTDERTSVLVSVALDAPRQAEPGVKALRFEGGRLWAVPAPETGATASDVVGTVLQGTASDGKPVEVAICGAEPAADDPGRVFYRIEAWNAVAREWENPCVALDRSPAPRALAVGGVWDATGAHTDAPDRVTFACENGAISKCILWGYAPWASRDGQSLAGLHQACTRLARADYCGNGRSHTRQDTTIDIYDRMGVLERATEVTREWDPAKGSFEAAWAPDGATCLSRTRDGRALDLILQECPGRFQADAGDARGEGEVCTVSRGDVKPGAALLRNLSYGPPKADPASVR
- a CDS encoding thioredoxin family protein, which codes for MNVTAANLKQTVGSPGIVVLDFRAAGCAPCRAFAPVFEAAAAVHPDVTWGKVDTQAESALAGALGIRSIPTVAVFRDGIPVFAQPGVRPASALEEVLAQVRALDMDAVRQEASRHAPAMRGQEGA
- a CDS encoding LysR substrate-binding domain-containing protein; translated protein: MRFFVALARAGSLSSAARSLQVSHATVGRRVAALEEALGCTLFNRRADGYTLTVKGAAVLESAADMEERALAIQRRAGQGGSLTGTVRLTAVEGMAERLLIPRVADFRRQHPGIDLEVIEDSRSLSLARREADVAIRLARPRSGELFARRLSALGYGVYAAPRGDTSAWVGYDDSFAYLPESQWLARHAAGARMALRANGFMVQLAAVRAGFGKALLPCWFAEQERGLVRLPPPAPLPEREVWLVVHRDLREVPRVRALIDAVVAIFEAERERLGPRGT
- a CDS encoding sigma-70 family RNA polymerase sigma factor — its product is MALRMSQVPALAATFLSHTKTRFVPPSPEDLAALDALLSRAWEDAQARWPGVALPAASFVAHVAERLPPAAPTSPIAPLVSSLSLAELYLACACLQGHSAAHEALERHYLARLPERLRGLRQPDAMIDEVRQRVGVKLLVANAGHAPAIADYTGRGGLLSWVVVIAGRIANKLRGQEKPSTEDDAEELFKALPAQGLDPELDVMKRRHHAAFRQAVREAAATLSAEDRHLLRLHFADRLSTYEMAPLFRVNQSTISRWLKRVQQQVYAETRRRLQEQLGLSTEDFQSFIAFVDSQLDLTLSQLLDEKREPPSEG
- a CDS encoding MBL fold metallo-hydrolase, which gives rise to MLFRQLFDSESSTYTYLLADGRTRQALLIDPVHEQVERDLNLLKELDLTLEYVLDTHVHADHVTAAGLLRQRTGARVVASHRGAPCVDVKVHHGDVLALGALRVEVLETPGHTDDSVSYRIGKRVFTGDALLVRSAGRTDFQNGDAGHLFDSITGVLFKLPDDTEVYPAHDYNGHTQSSIAEEKRYNTRAAHREREAFVQLMGNLNLPPPKKLNEAVPANLACGVISPTQTSSPQA